A window of Equus caballus isolate H_3958 breed thoroughbred chromosome 10, TB-T2T, whole genome shotgun sequence contains these coding sequences:
- the SCN1B gene encoding sodium channel regulatory subunit beta-1: MGTLLAFVVGAALVSSAWAGCVEVDSETEAVYGMTFKILCISCKRRSETTAETFTEWTFRQKGTQEFVKILRYENEVLQLEEDERFEGRVVWNGSRGTKDLQDLSIFITNVTYNHSGDYQCHVYRLLFFDNYEHNTSVVKKIHLEVVDKANRDMASIVSEIMMYVLIVVLTIWLVAEMVYCYKKIAAATEAAAQENASEYLAITSESKENCTGVQVAE; this comes from the exons ATGGGGACGCTGCTGGCCTTCGTGGTCGGCGCGGCACTGG TGTCGTCAGCCTGGGCGGGCTGTGTGGAGGTGGACTCGGAGACCGAGGCCGTGTACGGGATGACCTTCAAGATTCTGTGCATCTCCTGCAAGCGGCGCAGCGAGACCACCGCGGAGACCTTTACAGAGTGGACCTTCCGCCAGAAGGGCACCCAGGAGTTCGTCAAG ATCCTGCGCTATGAGAACGAGGTGCTGCAGCTGGAGGAGGACGAGCGCTTCGAGGGCCGTGTGGTGTGGAACGGAAGCCGGGGCACCAAGGACCTGCAGGACCTGTCCATCTTCATCACCAACGTCACCTACAACCACTCGGGTGACTACCAGTGCCACGTCTACCGCCTGCTCTTCTTCGACAACTACGAGCACAACACCAGCGTTGTCAAAAAGATCCACCTCGAGGTGGTGGACAAGG CCAACAGAGACATGGCGTCCATCGTGTCGGAGATCATGATGTACGTGCTCATCGTGGTGCTGACCATCTGGCTCGTGGCGGAGATGGTGTACTGCTACAAGAAGATCGCGGCCGCCACGGAGGCCGCCGCACAGGAGAACGC CTCGGAGTACCTGGCCATCACCTCAGAAAGCAAAGAGAACTGTACGGGCGTCCAGGTGGCCGAATAG